Sequence from the Staphylococcus argenteus genome:
GACTATTTTTTTATCGTCCATTTTAATAGTCAAATAGTTTAATAAAGATAGGCATCTATTTGTTAATTTAGAGTCTTTTAGTGATAAATCTAATATGAATTGCAAGATATTGAATTTAGTAATATTATTCCTATATCCAAATATCTTACTTATTTGATGTTTATTTATTTTTTTCTTCTTTAAAGTATTTTCTATTACTGGGAAAATACTTTTTATTGCCCCTTTATTTCCTTTTCTTTCTTCATCTATACATAAATCAATAAAGTTCTTAATACCTATAATCCAAGTTTCATCTTTACTATTTGAGGAATAATTTTTGAAATAATTAAATATAAAGTCTTTGTTTTGTGGATGTATATATGGAAAATCATTTACTTCAGTTTTCTTGTCATTAATTTTTAATTCATATTTCATACATAGTTTGTTAAAATCTCTGTAAAATTTATCTTTCTCTTCTTCAAAATTAAATGAGAATGATATGTCATCCACATATCTCGCATATCTATACCCTTTATTTTCCATTTCAGAATCAATATAACACATATATAATTCACTAATAATACGACTTAATATGTTGCCAGTAGGTATTCCATGAGTTTGATTATATTGACAGGATGTAATTAATTTATCTAATTGATTTGAAAAACCTTTCTTTCTTTCTTTTTTAGCATTCTTCTTTCCCATTATTACCCAAGGTATGCTATGTGTATAAAGAGAATGATAAAAATTAGATAAATCAACGTTTAATATATGATTACCACCGTAAAGTAAAGTCTTTTTTAAATTGTCAGTAAATTTAAAATCAAAATCTGGAAGTGAAAAAAATTTAGATGTTGAAAATTTATTGGTTAGAAAAACTTCTTTAAATTCTTTTTTATTTTCTTGCATGAAAAACATCAAATTTAAATAGCTATAAATATTAGGAATCTTATATTCTCTTCTTGATGTATTATTTTTCGGAATAGTAAATATTATTGGTTCAGTACTACGTATGTTTCTATCATTAAAAAATTTTTTAATGTAAAATGGATTATAAGTAATATATTCAGCTAATTTACTCATATTAAATATTTTCAAATAAAATGCATCTGATTTACCGTAGCTGTTTAATTCTGTTAAATCTTGATTATTTTTAGGAGTAATATCAAAATAACCATAATTAATTAAAAAATTAGTACTAAATAAATCATCGTACAATCTTTCCATTCTTTTTTTACTCTTCATAGCCTTTCTCCTACCTTTGCATTTCTCTACTAACCAGTGTTATAATTTATATAACGAAAATGATTAACAATTAATGCACCAATCCCCACACTATTGCAGTAGTGTGGGGATTTTTTCGATGCTGGCTTATAAAGTCGCCTATTAATTATTTGTTGCGTTTACTAAGCCAATAAGTATAATACGCAACAGCACAGCCACTGATGACTGGTGCTATGATGTGAACGAAAATGATTAGCAAAGTAATGCACCTCCTCTCTTCGTCGATTGACGCCTGAGAGATAGGCGACTCTATTATTATACCATCTGTGAATATACAAGCATATCTACTTCCGATAAGTCGTCTTATGTTATATAACTTCGTTTTTTATAGTATCAAGACAAAAGAAGAAACGCAGTTCAAAATCATCACCTAAATTCATTAATCTAA
This genomic interval carries:
- a CDS encoding RNA-directed DNA polymerase, coding for MKSKKRMERLYDDLFSTNFLINYGYFDITPKNNQDLTELNSYGKSDAFYLKIFNMSKLAEYITYNPFYIKKFFNDRNIRSTEPIIFTIPKNNTSRREYKIPNIYSYLNLMFFMQENKKEFKEVFLTNKFSTSKFFSLPDFDFKFTDNLKKTLLYGGNHILNVDLSNFYHSLYTHSIPWVIMGKKNAKKERKKGFSNQLDKLITSCQYNQTHGIPTGNILSRIISELYMCYIDSEMENKGYRYARYVDDISFSFNFEEEKDKFYRDFNKLCMKYELKINDKKTEVNDFPYIHPQNKDFIFNYFKNYSSNSKDETWIIGIKNFIDLCIDEERKGNKGAIKSIFPVIENTLKKKKINKHQISKIFGYRNNITKFNILQFILDLSLKDSKLTNRCLSLLNYLTIKMDDKKIVSKQVKQYFKNRNEEIRKLLVFYNKNNYHQETYQILVYIVEYDVDILLKNDVLSLLNENTDNLSLSLLTIIYLRKSWKIENLLKKIDNLFKNSKYDYPATVGVMSQNLWYFRYFIYYLIKENVISKKEINSYCMSQKYGSNQKGYKSDLNWNYINSKDNVDEFFSELLEEKVPLIDLNYVNLI
- a CDS encoding type I toxin-antitoxin system Fst family toxin; the protein is MLIIFVHIIAPVISGCAVAYYTYWLSKRNK